A genomic segment from Diospyros lotus cultivar Yz01 chromosome 5, ASM1463336v1, whole genome shotgun sequence encodes:
- the LOC127801586 gene encoding uncharacterized protein LOC127801586 yields MPPGTETLCSGCNLPGLAAVYMCWQCQFFLHEQCFQAARSLINHPSHPSHPLALVPYPTYPSATFYCNSCTHPGAGFSYTCPACDFDLHLHCAAAAAAAQLPYPNDQSNQTPHFSPQYAHNSPDLFSTHQPALGSTPSSSGVGSGGGAPPRVEVLSSGGKKPPQPQGVKHFSHQHPLNFCEVKEGDKIACSGCEKPIWGSAYSCGQTRCKFNLHNQCFGLPRELQHKSHPDHPLALLTSPPYKPNGTGIPSFSCDACLSAGSAFLYHCSACNFDLHVDCAFMPETAKTQNHDHRLSLIYALPDFKEQEGLVPTCDVCLGKVDLQRSWFYCCQECDYGTHLECLNGKAAGPREEESEQDLLAAAVLQLQMLQLQSQLNALSKQGGSLKY; encoded by the exons ATGCCGCCGGGCACAGAAACACTCTGCTCCGGCTGCAACCTGCCGGGGCTGGCCGCCGTCTACATGTGCTGGCAGTGCCAATTCTTCCTCCATGAACAGTGCTTTCAAGCCGCCCGCTCCCTCATCAACCACCCATCTCACCCTTCTCACCCTCTCGCCCTTGTCCCCTACCCAACCTACCCCTCCGCTACCTTCTACTGCAACTCCTGCACCCACCCCGGTGCCGGCTTCTCCTACACCTGCCCTGCCTGTGACTTCGACCTCCATCTCCACtgcgccgccgccgccgccgcagcCCAGTTGCCTTATCCTAACGATCAGTCCAACCAAACGCCTCATTTCAGTCCCCAGTATGCTCATAATTCGCCTGATTTATTCTCGACGCATCAACCTGCTCTTGGTAGTACGCCGAGCAGTAGCGGGGTAGGTAGTGGCGGTGGTGCACCGCCGCGGGTTGAGGTGTTGTCAAGCGGCGGCAAGAAGCCGCCGCAGCCGCAGGGCGTGAAACATTTCAGCCACCAACATCCCTTGAATTTCTGTGAAGTGAAAGAAGGTGATAAGATTGCTTGCTCCGGCTGTGAGAAACCGATTTGGGGTTCAGCTTATAGTTGCGGGCAAACCAG GTGCAAGTTCAACCTCCACAACCAGTGCTTCGGGTTGCCCAGAGAGCTCCAACACAAATCCCATCCCGACCACCCTCTCGCCCTTCTCACCTCTCCCCCGTACAAACCCAACGGCACCGGCATCCCCTCCTTCTCCTGCGACGCCTGTCTCTCCGCCGGCTCCGCCTTCCTCTACCACTGCTCCGCCTGCAACTTCGACCTCCACGTCGACTGCGCTTTCATGCCAGAAACCGCCAAGACCCAGAATCACGACCACCGGCTCAGCCTCATCTACGCCCTGCCGGACTTCAAGGAGCAGGAGGGACTGGTCCCCACCTGCGATGTCTGCCTCGGCAAAGTCGACCTTCAGCGCAGCTGGTTCTACTGCTGCCAGGAATGCGATTATGGAACTCATTTGGAGTGTCTCAACGGCAAAGCGGCGGGGCCCAGAGAAGAGGAGTCGGAGCAAGATTTGCTTGCGGCGGCTGTGCTTCAGTTACAGATGCTTCAGCTTCAGTCGCAATTGAATGCACTTAGCAAACAGGGTGGCAGCCTCAAATATTAA